The following coding sequences are from one Desulfosoma caldarium window:
- the speB gene encoding agmatinase — MDALDHGLSEAFQEALEMAFSLHRRQFRKGTRVPYVSHLLAVAAMVLENGGDEASAIAALLHDAAEDQGGQATLEAIRRRFGDRVADLVRSCSDCLESPKPPWQERKEAYLEHLKTASDDAVLISLADKVHNAGTIVADLEREGPGVWDRFQAGKLGTLWYYKALVRCFRRRGLYPQLVRQLDRLVERLRQLAARVTVLGIPFDANASYRRGPALAPARLREALYLGSTNLTAESGLDLGASDEWTDAGDLSFSRLDGIVGTDGMVTKVQEAVEKILRTGSAVLAVGGDHSITVPVVRALAAHHGPLNILDLDAHPDLYPALDGNPMSHGSAFTRILEEGLAQRLVQVGIRTMNETQRKVAERFGVEILPMDRWTGECRFRFDGPVYVSLDVDCLDPAHAPGVSHQEPGGLSPRDVIRIIHGLEGRLVGADLVEINPERDASGVTAALGAKLLKELLARLLAPKAVP; from the coding sequence ATGGATGCGCTGGACCATGGACTCTCCGAAGCGTTTCAAGAAGCCCTTGAGATGGCTTTTTCTCTCCATCGCCGACAGTTTCGAAAGGGGACCCGGGTCCCCTACGTTTCCCATCTGTTGGCGGTGGCGGCCATGGTGCTGGAAAACGGCGGGGACGAAGCGAGCGCTATCGCGGCTCTGTTGCATGACGCCGCCGAAGATCAAGGTGGGCAAGCCACCCTGGAAGCCATTCGTCGCCGGTTCGGCGACCGCGTGGCGGATCTCGTCCGGTCCTGCTCGGATTGCCTTGAATCCCCCAAACCTCCCTGGCAGGAACGCAAAGAAGCTTACCTGGAACACCTGAAAACGGCATCGGACGACGCAGTCCTCATCAGCCTGGCAGATAAGGTCCATAACGCCGGCACCATTGTGGCCGATTTGGAACGGGAAGGTCCCGGCGTGTGGGATCGCTTTCAGGCCGGCAAACTGGGCACTCTCTGGTATTATAAAGCGCTTGTCCGCTGCTTTCGTCGCCGTGGCCTGTATCCTCAACTGGTCCGCCAATTGGACCGTCTGGTCGAGCGGCTTCGGCAATTGGCCGCTCGCGTCACCGTGCTGGGCATTCCCTTTGACGCCAATGCATCGTACCGGCGAGGTCCTGCCCTGGCGCCGGCGCGCCTTCGTGAAGCGCTTTATTTAGGATCCACGAACCTGACGGCCGAATCAGGACTGGATTTGGGCGCAAGCGATGAATGGACCGACGCGGGCGACCTTTCCTTTTCTCGCTTGGACGGTATCGTTGGCACGGATGGCATGGTCACCAAGGTCCAAGAGGCCGTGGAAAAGATTCTCAGGACCGGAAGTGCCGTGCTCGCCGTGGGAGGCGACCACTCCATCACCGTCCCTGTGGTGCGCGCCCTAGCGGCTCACCACGGCCCCTTGAACATCCTAGACCTGGATGCGCACCCGGACCTTTATCCTGCTCTGGACGGAAACCCCATGAGCCACGGATCCGCGTTTACGCGCATCCTCGAAGAAGGCCTGGCTCAGAGGCTTGTTCAGGTGGGTATTCGGACCATGAACGAAACACAGAGGAAGGTGGCCGAACGCTTCGGCGTGGAAATTCTGCCCATGGATCGCTGGACCGGGGAGTGTCGTTTTCGATTCGACGGTCCCGTGTATGTTTCCCTGGACGTGGACTGCCTGGATCCAGCCCATGCACCGGGCGTCTCCCATCAAGAACCCGGAGGCCTTTCCCCCCGCGACGTGATCCGCATCATTCATGGGTTGGAAGGGCGGCTGGTGGGAGCCGATCTAGTGGAAATCAACCCCGAACGGGATGCGTCGGGCGTAACGGCCGCCCTGGGGGCGAAGCTCCTGAAAGAACTCCTCGCCCGTTTACTTGCCCCTAAGGCGGTGCCATGA
- a CDS encoding lactate utilization protein — protein sequence MDQPVEHYWELRLKRVQEALEKNNFSVVLAKNAQDAKRIVLEDIVPSLSVKSVSWGGSMTFVATGLYEAMKSRTDLEILDTYEKGLAFEDMLERRRRSLLVDLFFTGTNAITEDGQLVNLDMIGNRVAAITFGPRHVVLLVGRNKVVPDLESAMIRIKEYAAPTNVMRLDKKTPCFHTGRCDDCSSPDRICNHWTITEKSYPKGRICVVLINEDLGL from the coding sequence ATGGACCAGCCGGTGGAACATTACTGGGAACTTCGGTTGAAGCGGGTTCAGGAAGCTTTGGAAAAGAACAACTTTTCCGTCGTCCTGGCAAAGAACGCTCAGGACGCCAAACGAATCGTGCTCGAAGATATTGTGCCTTCACTATCCGTGAAATCCGTCTCCTGGGGAGGATCCATGACCTTTGTGGCCACGGGCCTCTACGAAGCCATGAAAAGCCGCACGGATCTGGAAATCCTCGACACGTACGAAAAAGGCCTGGCCTTTGAGGACATGCTGGAACGCCGCCGTCGTTCCCTTCTGGTGGACCTCTTTTTTACGGGAACCAACGCCATCACGGAAGACGGCCAGTTGGTCAATTTGGACATGATCGGCAACCGTGTGGCGGCCATCACCTTTGGACCCCGCCATGTGGTCTTGCTGGTGGGGCGCAACAAGGTGGTGCCGGATCTGGAATCGGCCATGATACGCATCAAGGAGTACGCCGCTCCCACCAACGTGATGCGCCTGGACAAGAAAACCCCTTGTTTTCACACGGGCCGATGTGACGACTGCTCCAGCCCCGACAGAATCTGCAATCACTGGACAATTACAGAAAAATCCTATCCCAAAGGGCGCATTTGCGTGGTGCTCATCAATGAAGACCTGGGACTCTAA
- a CDS encoding NAD(P)/FAD-dependent oxidoreductase, translated as MKKHSCDVAILGTGPAGLQAAIHAARKKVSVAVVGKVTKSSAYRAHVENFCCIPHATGEDLLAQGRHQAEKFGAVFFDQDVVQARRVDGHFELDLEGGDRIEAKALILAMGISRKKLGVPGERELLGKGVSYCVECDANFFRGAPVAVVGCESAAVSGALTLLFYTDHVHLICEALQVADNLVEKLRHSAVKLHEGRKVLEIVGSSAVEAVVLDDGTRIPVQGVFIERGAKGALEIATALGVSLDTESFQYVVTNKKQETNIPGVYAAGDICGPPWQIAKAVGEGCVAGLEAADFVRKLS; from the coding sequence ATGAAAAAGCACAGCTGTGACGTGGCCATTCTTGGAACCGGTCCGGCCGGATTACAGGCCGCCATTCATGCCGCCCGAAAAAAGGTCTCCGTCGCCGTGGTGGGGAAAGTGACCAAGAGCAGCGCTTATCGGGCGCATGTGGAAAACTTTTGTTGCATTCCCCACGCCACCGGAGAAGATCTGCTAGCTCAGGGACGCCACCAGGCGGAAAAGTTCGGCGCCGTCTTCTTTGACCAAGACGTCGTCCAAGCCCGACGGGTGGACGGCCACTTCGAGCTGGACCTGGAAGGTGGGGACCGCATCGAGGCCAAGGCCTTGATCTTAGCGATGGGGATTTCGAGAAAAAAACTGGGAGTGCCCGGGGAGCGCGAATTGCTGGGCAAAGGGGTTAGTTATTGCGTGGAGTGTGACGCCAATTTTTTTCGAGGGGCTCCGGTGGCTGTCGTGGGTTGTGAAAGCGCTGCTGTCTCGGGTGCCCTCACCCTGCTCTTTTATACAGACCACGTGCACCTCATCTGCGAAGCCCTTCAGGTGGCCGACAATCTTGTCGAAAAACTTCGCCACAGCGCTGTCAAACTGCATGAAGGCCGTAAGGTGCTGGAAATTGTTGGCTCGAGCGCCGTGGAAGCCGTCGTGTTGGACGACGGCACTCGCATTCCGGTTCAGGGTGTCTTCATTGAGCGAGGGGCCAAGGGCGCCTTGGAAATTGCCACCGCTTTGGGCGTTAGCCTGGATACCGAATCCTTTCAATATGTGGTGACCAACAAGAAACAGGAAACCAACATTCCTGGAGTCTATGCCGCCGGGGACATCTGCGGTCCGCCATGGCAGATTGCCAAGGCCGTCGGAGAGGGCTGCGTGGCCGGGCTGGAAGCTGCCGATTTCGTGCGAAAACTCTCGTAA
- a CDS encoding DUF1269 domain-containing protein has translation MERMKGMQHVVDRFQRALGVKISPCYEALLKHHHEQLSSDPLSEPGWIPGLGNADFAVGTTQTFRSMFPDFPKDWVIIGMEGQRTIEKIGEAIDVYVALDMRDDSVHLVDSLGQSWKGADHFRDWLAHKLARALWERTHDSHLFVIGDTSEAVVQRLREELVLWHRKGAAQLEGMLLLHRDREGKLTSKHVGHVDVKETAVGAIAGLLVGSLLLHPVLGAALGSLTGAAAGSSRFSLSHMGLDDEFIQQLACAVLPGTWALVVVVRHAKIRELTETLKKVGGTVLVTSLSKRGEERLRAALAASPSDGFAE, from the coding sequence ATGGAAAGGATGAAGGGTATGCAGCATGTGGTGGATCGGTTTCAAAGGGCGTTGGGGGTCAAAATTTCGCCGTGCTACGAAGCTTTGCTGAAGCATCATCATGAACAGCTGTCTTCGGACCCCTTATCCGAACCCGGGTGGATTCCGGGCCTAGGCAATGCGGATTTTGCCGTGGGCACCACCCAGACGTTTCGATCCATGTTTCCCGATTTTCCCAAGGACTGGGTCATCATCGGCATGGAAGGTCAGCGAACCATCGAAAAGATCGGGGAAGCCATTGATGTATACGTGGCCTTGGACATGCGAGACGACAGCGTCCATTTGGTGGATTCTCTTGGACAGTCCTGGAAGGGGGCGGATCATTTTCGAGACTGGCTGGCCCATAAACTGGCCCGTGCCCTGTGGGAACGCACCCATGACAGTCATCTGTTTGTCATCGGGGACACGTCGGAAGCCGTGGTGCAGAGGTTGCGTGAAGAGCTGGTGCTTTGGCATCGAAAAGGTGCGGCGCAGCTGGAGGGCATGCTCTTGCTCCATCGAGATCGCGAGGGGAAGCTCACCAGCAAGCATGTGGGGCATGTGGACGTCAAGGAAACGGCCGTGGGCGCCATTGCCGGACTCCTGGTGGGATCCTTGCTTTTGCACCCTGTGCTCGGCGCCGCTCTGGGTAGCCTCACGGGAGCTGCGGCGGGAAGTTCCCGGTTCAGTTTGTCCCATATGGGCCTTGACGATGAATTCATTCAGCAGCTTGCCTGTGCCGTGCTTCCCGGCACGTGGGCTTTGGTCGTGGTCGTGCGACATGCCAAGATTCGAGAACTGACGGAGACCCTGAAAAAAGTGGGCGGCACCGTGCTGGTAACGTCTTTGAGCAAGCGGGGTGAGGAGCGCCTTCGAGCCGCTCTGGCGGCATCGCCCTCCGACGGCTTCGCTGAATAG
- a CDS encoding helix-turn-helix domain-containing protein has protein sequence MARMTVRTAAQALGVSPHVLEEYLERTGKMEAIRQGKRVFIPSHEVKALLKEKKRQAQPSHASPSKDTASQQSPVQENTVSVPASHYEALLEELGRLRYQSQLLEFYRTEAYEKNALLLEKEHRLGQLEAELAQLKKPWWSRLWRR, from the coding sequence ATGGCACGCATGACAGTTCGGACGGCCGCCCAGGCCCTCGGCGTTTCCCCACATGTTCTGGAAGAATACCTGGAACGCACAGGTAAGATGGAAGCCATCCGCCAAGGCAAAAGAGTCTTTATTCCCTCCCACGAAGTCAAGGCGCTCCTAAAAGAAAAAAAACGCCAGGCCCAGCCTTCGCACGCGTCGCCGTCCAAGGACACGGCTTCCCAGCAAAGTCCCGTGCAAGAAAACACCGTCTCCGTTCCCGCCAGCCACTACGAAGCCCTTCTAGAAGAACTGGGACGATTGCGCTATCAAAGCCAACTTCTCGAATTCTATCGAACGGAGGCCTACGAAAAAAACGCGTTGCTTCTGGAAAAGGAACATCGCCTCGGCCAACTGGAAGCCGAACTGGCCCAACTCAAAAAACCCTGGTGGTCTCGCCTGTGGCGCCGTTGA
- a CDS encoding aldo/keto reductase, giving the protein MPMDSLDLVDFGQTGCRVSRVGLGGEGVLRTRHRLDEAVSVIETALHEGISYFDSAPAYADSEDYYGAVWKKHPQRREGIFQASKSAQRTRDGALRDLERTFHRMGLSRLDLWQIHDVRSMEELHTLEKPGGALHAFLEAKASGLAAHIGVTGHHDPRVLTEAVARWPLDAVLLPVNPVEAILGGFLNETASVAAQKGMAVIGMKVLGGSQYLAPNAGIDAVTLIRFALSQPVTLVVVGCHSAHHVRTLASCARPFQPMDREEQSAVLDVFRPYAKRLAFYRGPLG; this is encoded by the coding sequence ATGCCCATGGATTCTTTGGATCTTGTGGATTTTGGCCAAACGGGTTGCCGAGTGTCCCGGGTCGGGTTGGGCGGCGAAGGGGTGCTTCGCACGCGGCATCGCCTGGATGAGGCGGTCTCGGTCATTGAAACGGCTCTGCATGAGGGTATTTCGTATTTTGACAGCGCTCCAGCGTATGCGGACAGTGAGGACTACTACGGAGCCGTATGGAAAAAACATCCGCAGCGACGGGAGGGCATATTTCAGGCGAGTAAGTCGGCGCAGCGCACGCGGGATGGCGCCCTTCGCGATCTGGAGCGCACTTTTCACCGCATGGGCCTTTCTCGTCTTGATCTATGGCAGATTCACGACGTGCGCAGCATGGAAGAGCTGCATACTCTGGAAAAACCGGGTGGCGCCTTGCATGCCTTTCTGGAAGCCAAGGCTTCGGGGCTGGCGGCGCACATCGGGGTCACGGGACACCACGACCCCAGGGTGTTGACCGAGGCGGTCGCCCGTTGGCCTCTGGACGCGGTCCTTTTGCCCGTCAATCCCGTGGAAGCCATTCTGGGTGGTTTCCTCAACGAGACGGCTTCGGTAGCGGCGCAAAAGGGTATGGCCGTCATCGGCATGAAAGTCCTGGGGGGCAGTCAATATCTGGCTCCCAACGCCGGCATTGACGCCGTAACCCTGATTCGCTTTGCCCTCTCGCAGCCGGTGACTTTGGTGGTCGTGGGCTGCCACAGTGCGCATCACGTGCGTACCCTGGCCTCATGTGCTCGACCTTTTCAGCCCATGGACCGGGAGGAACAAAGCGCGGTGCTTGACGTCTTTCGTCCCTATGCAAAAAGACTCGCCTTTTATCGCGGCCCTTTGGGATGA
- a CDS encoding DVU0772 family protein produces MMDEKELKARKDLLDAIDWDMTPERAVETYLEWGTGWSRKGQAATVVGQESLYFVVYAWEEPAQATLVRRNSQGMDELAKIPVPKPMVREIVNREGRKPGVGVYALSDELKEWLKTRLGL; encoded by the coding sequence ATGATGGACGAAAAAGAGCTGAAGGCCCGCAAAGATCTCCTGGACGCTATCGACTGGGACATGACGCCCGAACGGGCCGTGGAGACGTACTTGGAATGGGGCACGGGATGGTCCCGCAAGGGGCAAGCCGCCACGGTGGTCGGCCAAGAATCCCTGTACTTCGTCGTCTACGCCTGGGAGGAACCAGCCCAGGCGACGTTGGTTCGAAGGAATTCTCAAGGCATGGACGAACTGGCAAAAATTCCCGTGCCGAAGCCCATGGTGCGGGAGATCGTCAACCGCGAAGGGCGAAAACCGGGCGTTGGCGTGTATGCCCTGAGCGACGAACTCAAAGAGTGGCTCAAGACTCGCCTGGGGCTGTGA